Proteins from one Paenibacillus amylolyticus genomic window:
- a CDS encoding methyl-accepting chemotaxis protein: MKSLDLGPGAVLQLIAPDNKVVASSISGGTGQDTDLAFVKELTEPAGSTNTKYMVDGKSTEMLAVYSTMDTSNWKLVGMIPTSVLVQDAKGILTLTLWMALVDAGIAVLIGIWMVRMIARPLGKLKDLMQEGAKGNLKVRTPYSSQDEIGQLSTAFNLMMEQITKLVEQTNRSAQEVLDTASELSSASKKTAVSASEIAVATEEIAGGAGSLATEAERGNELTDNISRQMQSVIAANEQMGDSARHVEKSSQTGTQHLNQLMTKTQKTEEMIGALVNKVDSLKESTSSVLKVLEVLQNITKQTNILSLNATIEAARAGAAGRGFMVVADEVRQLAAQSRQSIEMVGEITDKIMAEMNETVEALSAAYPLFKEQMDAVKDTNVIFASVQEQMGAFVERLGMVTGSIGDLNKSQGTLSEAMSNVSAVAEESSATSQEVASLSSEQQNISNQLVNLSGKLENVSTELKDTLSRFTV, from the coding sequence TTGAAATCGCTTGATCTGGGGCCAGGAGCTGTTCTTCAACTGATTGCTCCGGATAATAAAGTGGTTGCATCCTCCATCTCGGGTGGCACGGGACAAGATACAGATCTTGCATTTGTCAAAGAGTTGACTGAACCGGCAGGTAGTACGAATACGAAGTATATGGTAGATGGCAAATCTACGGAAATGCTGGCTGTATACAGCACGATGGACACATCCAATTGGAAACTGGTTGGTATGATACCTACCTCTGTGTTGGTTCAGGATGCAAAAGGCATTCTGACCCTGACCTTGTGGATGGCACTGGTTGATGCCGGGATAGCAGTATTGATCGGGATCTGGATGGTGCGTATGATCGCTCGTCCACTCGGCAAACTGAAAGACCTGATGCAGGAAGGTGCGAAAGGTAATCTTAAAGTTCGTACACCATACAGCTCCCAAGATGAAATTGGCCAGCTCTCGACCGCCTTCAATCTGATGATGGAGCAGATCACGAAGCTGGTCGAACAAACGAATCGTTCTGCGCAGGAAGTATTGGATACGGCCTCTGAGCTGAGCAGTGCATCGAAGAAAACGGCTGTATCTGCTTCGGAGATTGCCGTAGCTACAGAAGAGATCGCAGGCGGTGCAGGCAGTTTGGCAACCGAAGCGGAACGTGGCAATGAATTAACGGACAATATCTCTCGACAAATGCAGAGTGTAATCGCTGCGAATGAACAGATGGGTGATTCTGCACGTCATGTAGAGAAGTCCAGTCAGACAGGAACACAACATCTGAATCAGTTAATGACCAAAACCCAGAAGACAGAAGAAATGATTGGTGCACTGGTCAATAAGGTAGATTCGCTGAAAGAGAGTACGTCCTCTGTTCTGAAAGTGCTTGAAGTGCTGCAAAACATCACGAAACAGACGAATATTCTTTCCTTGAATGCGACGATTGAAGCAGCACGTGCCGGTGCAGCCGGACGCGGATTCATGGTGGTGGCTGATGAGGTTCGTCAGCTTGCGGCTCAATCCAGACAATCCATTGAGATGGTTGGAGAGATCACAGACAAAATCATGGCTGAAATGAATGAGACGGTGGAGGCATTATCTGCAGCCTATCCGTTATTCAAGGAACAGATGGATGCGGTTAAAGACACCAACGTCATTTTCGCTTCCGTACAGGAACAGATGGGTGCCTTTGTGGAACGTTTGGGTATGGTGACAGGTTCCATTGGAGATTTGAACAAATCTCAAGGTACGTTGTCTGAAGCCATGAGCAATGTCAGCGCTGTAGCTGAAGAATCTTCTGCAACGTCTCAAGAAGTAGCTTCCTTGAGCAGTGAGCAGCAAAATATCAGCAACCAGCTCGTCAATCTGTCCGGCAAACTGGAGAATGTGTCCACTGAACTGAAAGACACGCTGTCACGCTTTACGGTTTAA
- a CDS encoding penicillin-binding transpeptidase domain-containing protein, with protein sequence MPGFHRTVREMSVLQRERGVMLDPGRGQFTDYKGEALTGQLQWGLVLFPQAGPLEKLHKHGALEGSEMTQLAAILHTDLDQLKKEWNRENAPHFWTAGATQPDHLTVAQVERLRNLHLQGAGIYPMMTRYLRGRTGMQWMGYLAEQPESSRALTGHQDEVKQPFAMKSGAAGLERTLEPLLRGIGPTIVSRMVSGGGEIIPDIQPRVIAPANSHYPLRVETTVDAGLQRGLEQLIEESGLHEGAVVVLDAANADVRAMISRPFYQPQHVDPKQSAWVNRAVQGAVPGSIFKIVTAAAALEYHAVSNGEEFHCGGEYGRYGLSCWKEHGHGNLNLEKGFAESCNIVFAETARRLSMEQLENTADRLGLARPVGWEGKQMAGMPVLRHFDHEDHGRVRTEAVSSGDEGAKIQTAIGQRDVLVTPLQAANLVVTLLHDGKVSAPRLVERIRYADGGTMLEMPLHDAPSTAGQIAPATAHKLLSWMNKVVLEGTGKSLQHVRWHVAGKSGTAQVMKHGQKRNHQWFIGYGPIEQPKYAVAVLVQNVSPDSRHQATALFGKIMDYLAGSS encoded by the coding sequence ATGCCTGGTTTTCACCGAACGGTACGTGAAATGTCTGTATTGCAGCGTGAACGCGGGGTGATGCTTGACCCAGGGCGGGGGCAATTTACGGATTACAAGGGTGAGGCGTTGACTGGTCAGCTGCAATGGGGCTTGGTCCTTTTTCCACAGGCAGGTCCATTAGAGAAATTACATAAGCATGGGGCATTAGAAGGCTCAGAGATGACGCAGTTAGCAGCTATATTACATACCGATCTGGATCAATTGAAGAAGGAATGGAATCGGGAAAATGCACCTCATTTCTGGACAGCAGGTGCAACTCAGCCTGATCATTTGACAGTTGCTCAGGTGGAGCGTCTGCGTAATCTGCACCTGCAAGGAGCGGGTATCTATCCAATGATGACAAGGTATCTTCGGGGGCGTACGGGAATGCAGTGGATGGGTTATCTGGCTGAACAGCCTGAGTCCTCCAGAGCTCTAACTGGGCATCAAGATGAAGTCAAACAGCCATTTGCCATGAAATCAGGGGCAGCTGGATTAGAGAGGACACTTGAACCCCTGTTAAGGGGAATTGGCCCTACGATTGTATCACGTATGGTCTCAGGTGGCGGAGAGATTATCCCTGATATTCAGCCGCGTGTCATTGCACCAGCCAACAGCCATTATCCTCTACGTGTAGAAACGACTGTGGATGCCGGATTACAGCGTGGGTTGGAGCAGTTGATAGAAGAGTCTGGATTACACGAAGGGGCCGTTGTTGTGTTAGATGCCGCTAATGCAGATGTTCGCGCCATGATCTCCCGCCCATTCTATCAGCCACAACATGTGGACCCCAAGCAATCGGCATGGGTAAATCGTGCAGTACAGGGAGCCGTCCCGGGTTCCATTTTCAAAATTGTCACTGCCGCTGCGGCTTTGGAGTATCATGCGGTTTCTAACGGTGAAGAATTCCATTGTGGTGGGGAGTATGGAAGATACGGGCTATCTTGCTGGAAAGAGCATGGGCATGGGAACCTGAATCTGGAAAAGGGATTTGCCGAGTCCTGCAACATCGTATTTGCGGAAACGGCGCGCAGACTCAGCATGGAGCAACTGGAGAACACGGCAGATCGTCTGGGACTGGCGCGACCTGTCGGTTGGGAGGGGAAACAGATGGCTGGAATGCCCGTCCTGCGACACTTTGATCATGAAGATCACGGGCGTGTGAGAACAGAGGCAGTTTCTTCTGGTGATGAAGGTGCGAAAATACAGACAGCCATCGGTCAGCGAGATGTCTTGGTCACACCGCTGCAGGCCGCCAATCTGGTTGTGACCCTGTTACATGATGGAAAGGTTAGTGCCCCACGTCTTGTTGAGCGAATCCGATATGCGGATGGTGGCACCATGCTGGAGATGCCCTTGCACGATGCACCTTCAACAGCAGGTCAGATTGCCCCCGCAACTGCGCATAAACTCTTATCCTGGATGAATAAGGTAGTCCTTGAGGGAACGGGAAAATCCCTGCAGCATGTGCGATGGCATGTTGCAGGGAAATCAGGTACAGCTCAGGTAATGAAACACGGGCAGAAGCGTAATCATCAATGGTTCATTGGGTATGGACCGATAGAACAACCCAAATACGCTGTAGCTGTGCTTGTTCAAAATGTCTCTCCAGACAGCCGGCATCAGGCAACAGCTCTCTTCGGGAAGATCATGGACTATTTGGCTGGGTCCTCGTGA
- a CDS encoding polysaccharide deacetylase family protein has translation MTMILQSILLWLLYLSSFYAFIPSLISRLFGFRVFRRGRSDTQFALTFDDGPDPHYTPRLLDLLRHHQAKATFFVVGEHAASHPELIRRIHDEGHLIGIHNYIHKTNWLMRPRTVRDQIQRTGQIIHEVTGVKTCYYRPPWGIMNLFDFFSKKERKIVLWSSMFEDWRSRVGAQRLTERMLKELRGGEVMLLHDRGTTLGADAHAPEQMLQALEVVLQEAERLGLQSVRVDTLMGGVTVSESRNKNQPQHTLKLWKRIVVALWLGWEKLFHWVYHLRTASPDDPMLHFRSRVYHGARMEMSDGQVIQNGDPVIELHFDNQKLFELGVTSRSSMHLAIRMIRTMEQQLPDLARMVALEPELRSAKAVYGVSMINRGPEKFGFTIQELPPGPFSAASKVYLKLLLSVIHPAGTKRLKQRTEQLVPKMIVMPLNQLLERYGQHTTQVAATAEESRDESLLIEQEILPERN, from the coding sequence ATGACAATGATACTTCAGAGTATTCTACTGTGGTTATTGTATCTTTCATCTTTTTACGCCTTTATTCCGAGTTTGATCAGCAGGCTTTTCGGGTTTCGTGTATTCCGACGGGGAAGAAGTGATACACAATTTGCATTAACGTTTGACGATGGGCCAGATCCACACTATACCCCGAGACTGCTCGATCTGCTTCGTCATCATCAAGCAAAAGCTACTTTTTTCGTCGTTGGAGAACATGCTGCGAGTCATCCTGAACTCATTCGGCGGATACATGACGAGGGTCATCTTATTGGCATTCATAATTATATTCACAAGACGAACTGGCTCATGCGGCCACGTACGGTTCGAGATCAGATTCAGCGAACAGGTCAGATTATTCATGAAGTAACCGGCGTGAAGACTTGTTATTATCGCCCGCCGTGGGGGATTATGAATCTGTTTGATTTTTTTAGCAAGAAAGAACGAAAGATTGTACTGTGGTCTTCGATGTTTGAAGATTGGAGAAGCCGAGTAGGCGCCCAGAGATTGACCGAACGGATGCTGAAGGAGCTAAGAGGTGGAGAGGTCATGCTGCTGCATGATCGAGGAACGACCCTTGGTGCTGATGCACACGCGCCGGAGCAGATGCTTCAGGCGCTGGAAGTCGTATTACAGGAGGCTGAACGCTTAGGTCTGCAAAGCGTACGTGTTGATACGTTGATGGGAGGTGTTACTGTGAGTGAATCTCGGAACAAGAATCAACCACAGCATACGTTGAAGTTATGGAAGCGAATCGTTGTTGCCTTATGGCTGGGATGGGAGAAGTTGTTCCATTGGGTGTATCATCTGCGGACGGCTTCGCCGGATGATCCCATGTTACACTTTCGATCCCGTGTATATCACGGAGCACGAATGGAGATGAGCGATGGCCAGGTCATTCAAAACGGAGATCCGGTCATTGAACTGCATTTTGACAATCAGAAGTTGTTCGAACTTGGGGTGACTTCGCGTTCCAGTATGCATTTGGCTATCCGCATGATTCGGACGATGGAACAGCAATTGCCGGATTTAGCACGCATGGTGGCACTTGAACCTGAGTTACGGTCTGCCAAAGCGGTATATGGTGTGAGTATGATTAACAGAGGCCCGGAAAAATTCGGATTTACCATACAGGAATTACCTCCTGGACCGTTCAGTGCTGCATCCAAAGTATACCTGAAACTGCTCTTGAGTGTGATTCATCCGGCAGGAACCAAACGTCTGAAACAGCGCACCGAACAATTGGTGCCCAAGATGATCGTCATGCCGCTGAATCAGCTGTTGGAACGTTACGGTCAACATACGACGCAGGTCGCAGCAACGGCAGAAGAATCCAGAGATGAATCGTTGTTAATTGAACAAGAGATACTGCCAGAGCGGAACTAA
- the ilvD gene encoding dihydroxy-acid dehydratase translates to MSAKKMRSDMIKKGFDRAPHRSLLRAAGVKEEDFGKPFIAVCNSYIDIVPGHVHLQEFGKIVKDAIREAGGVPFEFNTIGVDDGIAMGHIGMRYSLPSRDIIADSVETVVSAHWFDGMVCIPNCDKITPGMMMGALRCNIPTVFVSGGPMKAGRDSNGKALSLTSVFEGVGAYQAGKIDDKSLLELEQFGCPTCGSCSGMFTANSMNCLAEAMGLAMPGNGTILAVAPERREFVKQSAKQLMELIKMDLKPRDIVTVEAIDNAFALDMAMGGSTNTVLHTLALAHEAGIEYPIERINEVANRVPHLAKLAPASDLHIEDVHNAGGVSAVLNELLKKPGAIHGDCITVTGKTIRENVEGQEIQDTNVIHHLDNPHSEKGGLAVLFGNLAPQGAIIKVGAVDKSVGGYHKGPAICFDSQEQALEGIANGKVKEGHVVVIRYEGPKGGPGMPEMLAPTSQIVGMGLGAKVGLITDGRFSGASRGISIGHISPEAAEGGPIAFVEEGDIIELDLNNRIIELHISDEEFERRRAGWKGFEPKVKTGYLARYSKLVTNASNGGVLSI, encoded by the coding sequence ATGTCAGCCAAGAAGATGCGTTCCGATATGATCAAAAAAGGTTTTGACCGTGCTCCGCACCGGAGTTTGCTCCGCGCAGCGGGCGTTAAAGAAGAGGATTTCGGCAAGCCATTTATTGCCGTATGTAACTCTTACATTGATATCGTGCCCGGCCACGTTCACCTACAGGAATTCGGTAAAATTGTAAAGGATGCTATTCGTGAAGCCGGTGGCGTTCCATTCGAATTCAATACCATCGGTGTAGATGATGGAATTGCCATGGGACACATTGGTATGCGTTACTCGCTGCCAAGCCGTGACATTATTGCGGATTCCGTGGAAACGGTTGTATCTGCTCACTGGTTCGACGGCATGGTATGTATCCCGAACTGCGATAAAATTACACCCGGCATGATGATGGGTGCACTTCGCTGTAATATCCCTACCGTGTTTGTCAGCGGTGGACCGATGAAAGCGGGTCGTGACAGCAATGGTAAAGCTCTGTCTTTGACTTCAGTCTTTGAAGGCGTAGGTGCTTATCAAGCAGGTAAAATCGATGACAAGAGCTTGCTCGAGCTTGAACAGTTTGGTTGTCCAACCTGTGGATCATGCTCCGGTATGTTCACAGCAAACTCCATGAACTGTCTGGCTGAAGCGATGGGACTGGCTATGCCAGGTAACGGAACGATCCTCGCTGTTGCTCCTGAGCGTCGTGAGTTTGTTAAACAATCTGCTAAACAATTGATGGAACTGATCAAAATGGATTTGAAACCACGTGATATCGTTACGGTAGAAGCGATCGATAACGCGTTTGCACTGGATATGGCAATGGGTGGCTCTACAAATACAGTTCTGCATACACTGGCACTGGCTCATGAAGCAGGCATTGAGTATCCAATCGAACGTATCAATGAAGTAGCTAACCGCGTTCCGCATCTTGCGAAACTTGCACCTGCTTCCGATCTTCACATCGAAGACGTACACAATGCAGGCGGCGTAAGCGCAGTACTGAACGAATTGCTCAAGAAACCAGGTGCGATTCACGGAGATTGTATTACAGTAACTGGTAAAACAATTCGTGAGAACGTTGAAGGACAAGAAATTCAGGATACCAATGTCATCCATCACCTGGATAACCCGCACTCCGAAAAAGGCGGCCTGGCTGTATTGTTCGGTAACCTTGCACCTCAAGGAGCTATCATCAAAGTTGGTGCCGTTGATAAATCGGTTGGCGGCTACCACAAAGGTCCTGCCATCTGCTTTGACTCCCAGGAGCAAGCACTCGAAGGCATTGCTAATGGCAAAGTAAAAGAAGGACATGTTGTTGTTATCCGTTATGAAGGACCAAAAGGCGGACCAGGTATGCCTGAGATGTTAGCTCCTACTTCCCAGATCGTAGGTATGGGATTGGGTGCCAAAGTTGGTCTGATCACCGATGGACGCTTCTCTGGCGCATCCCGCGGAATCAGTATCGGTCATATCTCTCCGGAAGCAGCTGAAGGTGGTCCAATCGCCTTTGTTGAAGAAGGAGACATCATCGAGCTGGATCTGAACAACCGCATCATCGAATTGCACATCAGTGACGAAGAGTTTGAACGTCGTCGCGCAGGTTGGAAAGGCTTTGAACCGAAAGTAAAAACCGGTTACCTGGCTCGTTATTCCAAACTGGTTACCAATGCAAGCAACGGTGGCGTACTGAGTATCTAA
- a CDS encoding fucose 4-O-acetylase, whose translation MKNQTLIRDDQESFFYNLRFMLIVCVLAGNALEPLITRFAGAEALFLWIYTFHMPLFVWVTGYFATHSLQGASGRNVLKQIALQYVLFQSLYALMDFTVFHTPHMRLSFFAPYLLLWFLASHFCWRLLLRLTISWKPVYRLIGSIALGVIAGYLPIDGFWLSFSRTFVFLPFFVIGYDYGASIRSRLLSGWGRRTAAFLSAALLVWIGYGGLNISSGWLLGSMTYAELGHHEWYAGIFRIGIYLLEIASAALFLAWVPSLTSRLTDLGRRTLYVFLLHGFLVRLAIWSGVYSYMGSSAYIPVILVIAVLFAVTLALPAVRHTFKPLIEPDITRFSFNRREVFKRSA comes from the coding sequence ATGAAAAATCAGACACTGATCCGGGATGATCAGGAATCTTTCTTTTACAATCTGCGCTTTATGCTTATCGTCTGTGTCCTTGCTGGTAATGCACTTGAACCACTTATCACACGCTTTGCAGGAGCGGAAGCTCTATTCCTGTGGATATATACGTTTCACATGCCACTCTTTGTATGGGTAACCGGATATTTTGCGACGCACTCACTACAAGGTGCCTCCGGGCGAAACGTCCTGAAGCAGATTGCCTTACAATATGTACTGTTTCAGTCCTTATACGCATTAATGGACTTTACCGTGTTCCACACACCCCATATGCGGCTATCCTTCTTTGCACCTTACTTGCTGTTATGGTTTCTCGCGAGTCATTTCTGTTGGCGATTGTTGCTTCGTCTAACCATTTCATGGAAACCGGTATATCGGCTGATTGGATCGATTGCGCTCGGTGTCATTGCCGGGTATCTGCCCATTGACGGGTTCTGGCTCAGCTTCAGCCGTACATTTGTGTTCCTGCCGTTTTTTGTCATCGGTTATGACTATGGGGCGTCCATTCGCTCTCGTTTACTGTCAGGTTGGGGACGAAGAACAGCAGCCTTCCTCTCCGCCGCACTGTTGGTATGGATCGGGTATGGCGGTTTGAATATTTCATCAGGATGGCTGCTCGGCAGCATGACGTACGCCGAATTGGGCCACCACGAATGGTATGCCGGCATCTTCCGAATTGGCATTTATTTGCTGGAGATCGCATCGGCAGCACTTTTCTTGGCCTGGGTACCTTCCTTGACTTCCAGACTGACGGATCTTGGACGACGCACTCTCTATGTATTCCTGCTGCACGGGTTTCTCGTTCGTCTCGCGATCTGGTCCGGAGTCTACAGTTATATGGGAAGCTCGGCGTACATTCCAGTCATACTTGTCATTGCTGTACTTTTCGCAGTCACACTGGCTCTGCCGGCTGTACGTCACACGTTCAAACCCCTGATTGAACCTGACATCACCCGCTTTTCTTTTAATCGGCGCGAGGTGTTTAAACGGTCGGCCTGA
- a CDS encoding bifunctional 2-keto-4-hydroxyglutarate aldolase/2-keto-3-deoxy-6-phosphogluconate aldolase has product MKKLQLLQKITDNGVVAVLRADSADQVIAMAEQAIAGGIKVIEITMTVPSALKAIEKLSRVYHWNTQDPEKFAIIGAGTVLEPQTARAAIMSGAEFVVGPSLNPDTVQICNLYRIPILPGVMTIADVQRALELGVDIVKLFPGNLYDPSIIKTMKGPMPQANFMPTGGVSLSNLGDWIKGGAVAVGIGSDLTTEAVKTGDLSHVRRKAEQYMDAYRKAKAE; this is encoded by the coding sequence ATGAAGAAGCTTCAGCTGTTGCAAAAGATTACGGACAATGGGGTTGTGGCGGTTCTGCGTGCAGATTCTGCTGATCAGGTCATTGCCATGGCCGAACAAGCGATTGCGGGTGGCATTAAAGTTATCGAGATTACGATGACCGTACCCAGTGCCCTCAAAGCCATTGAAAAATTAAGCCGTGTATACCATTGGAACACACAAGATCCAGAGAAATTCGCGATTATTGGTGCGGGAACGGTGCTAGAACCGCAAACGGCAAGAGCGGCGATCATGTCGGGTGCCGAGTTCGTAGTCGGACCTTCCCTGAATCCGGATACCGTTCAGATCTGCAACCTGTATCGAATTCCGATTCTGCCAGGTGTGATGACGATTGCTGATGTGCAGCGCGCATTGGAACTCGGTGTGGACATTGTGAAATTGTTCCCGGGTAATCTCTATGATCCTTCGATTATCAAAACGATGAAGGGACCTATGCCGCAGGCGAACTTTATGCCAACTGGCGGGGTATCCTTGTCTAATCTGGGAGATTGGATCAAGGGTGGAGCAGTGGCTGTAGGTATCGGCTCCGACTTGACAACGGAAGCTGTGAAGACGGGTGACTTGAGTCATGTCCGTCGCAAAGCGGAACAATATATGGATGCTTACCGCAAGGCCAAGGCTGAATAA
- a CDS encoding alpha/beta fold hydrolase — MRNRYNTGRKKRGIGKFLLVLLALIVIGCGFIAWKLFTPYGPQETAQTAMETANQVTVSEQENWIDFVPDKPTGKSVLFYPGGLVKPESYAPLAHELAAAGHHTIIAKMPVNLAVLKPNLADEILAAYPDEQFVMGGHSLGGSMAARYVASHPDKLQGIFFLASYPDEKGSVKSLGIPALSILGTKDEVVNATKYQNGRMYLPEDTVYYTIEGGNHAQFGDYGHQKGDGEPEVSGKEQLNQTIKTVLAWLSTIK; from the coding sequence ATGAGAAATCGGTATAATACAGGGCGCAAGAAGAGGGGCATCGGGAAATTCCTGCTCGTACTTCTGGCGCTCATTGTCATTGGATGTGGATTTATTGCGTGGAAATTATTCACACCATACGGTCCGCAGGAAACAGCTCAAACGGCCATGGAAACAGCCAATCAGGTGACTGTGAGTGAACAGGAGAACTGGATTGATTTTGTGCCAGACAAACCGACTGGGAAGAGCGTTCTGTTCTACCCCGGCGGACTGGTAAAACCGGAAAGTTATGCACCGCTTGCCCATGAGCTGGCTGCTGCCGGTCATCATACCATTATTGCCAAAATGCCAGTCAACCTGGCAGTGCTCAAGCCAAACTTGGCAGATGAGATTCTGGCTGCATATCCAGACGAGCAATTCGTTATGGGTGGACACTCTCTCGGTGGGTCCATGGCTGCACGTTATGTAGCATCACATCCTGATAAACTTCAGGGCATCTTCTTCCTGGCATCTTACCCGGATGAAAAAGGAAGTGTAAAGTCGCTTGGAATCCCTGCTTTGTCCATTCTGGGCACTAAAGATGAGGTCGTAAATGCCACGAAGTATCAGAATGGGCGCATGTATCTTCCAGAGGATACAGTGTATTACACCATTGAAGGTGGAAACCACGCCCAATTCGGTGATTATGGTCATCAAAAAGGAGATGGCGAGCCGGAAGTGAGTGGAAAAGAACAGCTGAATCAGACCATCAAGACAGTGCTGGCCTGGTTAAGCACTATAAAGTAA
- a CDS encoding HAD family hydrolase codes for MTMLQLNGAQILCKGILFDKDGTLLEFLQLWGSWAETLLNQLQSRMNELGTSFTVEREHVLGTVHNTEGHIIGYDPQGPLAIATVDECTGLLAGQLYAAGVPWNEAITTIRQFSSIAMRVVRERKSAEPMPGLLEFLQSCRAADIPMAVVTSDSTAAAETHLDWMGIRSFFTSIVGCDRVIQGKPDGEAARLACRELHIDPAEAVVIGDSNGDMQMGRNAGVGFTLGYCQQSDQGTHLVDAHAIIRHYNEISVII; via the coding sequence ATGACCATGCTTCAATTGAATGGAGCGCAGATCCTGTGTAAAGGCATTCTGTTTGATAAAGACGGAACACTGCTGGAATTTCTCCAGCTCTGGGGATCGTGGGCAGAGACGTTGCTCAATCAGTTACAGTCACGTATGAATGAACTTGGAACTTCATTTACGGTTGAACGGGAGCACGTTCTGGGCACTGTCCATAATACAGAAGGTCATATTATCGGTTATGATCCGCAAGGCCCACTCGCTATTGCAACGGTGGATGAGTGCACGGGATTGCTTGCCGGGCAGCTATATGCAGCAGGAGTGCCATGGAATGAAGCGATCACAACGATACGCCAATTCTCAAGTATAGCCATGCGAGTGGTACGAGAACGCAAATCGGCGGAACCGATGCCAGGATTACTGGAATTCTTGCAGAGTTGCAGAGCAGCAGACATACCGATGGCGGTTGTCACTTCAGACAGTACAGCGGCAGCAGAAACACATCTGGATTGGATGGGGATCCGTTCCTTTTTCACATCCATTGTGGGCTGTGATCGGGTGATCCAAGGTAAACCGGATGGAGAAGCAGCACGCTTGGCTTGCCGTGAATTACATATCGATCCTGCGGAAGCCGTTGTCATTGGAGACAGCAATGGGGACATGCAGATGGGGCGGAACGCAGGAGTGGGCTTTACGCTAGGTTACTGTCAACAATCTGATCAAGGAACGCACCTAGTTGATGCCCATGCCATTATCCGTCATTATAATGAGATAAGCGTAATTATATAA
- the mgrA gene encoding L-glyceraldehyde 3-phosphate reductase, which produces MVYVASDTRYETMKYNRVGRSGLKLPAISLGLWHNFGGINNAENGRNMITRAFDLGITHFDLANNYGPPAGSAEQLFGQVLAHDLKPYRDELVISTKAGYYMWPGPYGEWGSRKNLVSSLNQSLKRMGLDYVDIFYSHRYDPETPLEETMMALDHIVRSGKALYVGISNYPAEQTRQAAEILKGLGTPLLIHQPKYSLLDRWIEDDLQDVLDEYGTGSIAFCPLAQGVLTNKYLNGIPEDSRAKGPSVFLNENNISPETLRKVRALNQIAAARGQSLAQFALSWVLRNGRVTSALIGASRASQIEENVAALSQLDFSAEELERVESILSPKPDDK; this is translated from the coding sequence ATGGTCTACGTAGCTAGCGATACTCGCTATGAAACGATGAAATATAACCGCGTTGGGCGTTCAGGTTTGAAACTGCCAGCAATTTCACTGGGGTTGTGGCATAATTTTGGCGGTATCAATAACGCTGAGAACGGCCGCAATATGATTACCCGAGCATTCGATCTGGGGATTACACATTTTGACCTTGCCAACAATTATGGCCCACCGGCAGGTTCGGCAGAGCAGTTATTTGGACAGGTACTGGCCCATGATCTGAAACCTTATCGGGATGAACTGGTGATCTCCACCAAAGCGGGATACTATATGTGGCCCGGGCCGTATGGTGAGTGGGGTTCACGCAAAAATCTGGTATCCAGTCTAAATCAGAGCTTGAAGCGGATGGGACTGGATTATGTGGATATTTTCTATTCTCATCGATATGATCCTGAGACGCCTCTGGAAGAAACAATGATGGCACTGGATCATATAGTTCGCTCGGGTAAAGCCCTGTATGTAGGGATCTCCAACTATCCTGCAGAGCAGACGAGACAGGCCGCCGAAATTCTGAAAGGTCTGGGTACGCCCCTGTTAATCCACCAACCGAAATACTCACTGCTGGATCGCTGGATTGAAGATGATTTGCAAGATGTTCTGGATGAGTATGGAACAGGCAGTATTGCATTCTGTCCATTGGCACAAGGTGTCTTGACGAACAAATACTTGAATGGTATTCCGGAAGACTCACGTGCTAAAGGACCATCGGTATTCCTGAATGAGAACAACATCTCTCCAGAGACGCTCCGCAAAGTACGTGCGCTGAACCAGATTGCAGCAGCTCGCGGTCAGAGCTTGGCCCAATTTGCACTCTCCTGGGTTCTGCGGAATGGCAGGGTGACTTCTGCGCTGATTGGCGCAAGTCGTGCTTCCCAGATTGAAGAGAATGTGGCTGCGCTCAGCCAACTGGATTTCTCCGCAGAGGAATTGGAACGGGTGGAATCCATTCTCTCTCCAAAGCCTGATGACAAATAA